A window of Nitrospirota bacterium contains these coding sequences:
- a CDS encoding diaminopimelate epimerase, translating into MGFTKMHALGNDFIVIDVRESIPEGITELSKRLCHRRLGIGADQLILLLKSDIGDLRMRIFNSDGGEVEMCGNGIRCLAKYIWDRGISEKDTLNIETLAGIIKPSKAGSLVSVDMGVPILEGKDIPVNISGRVIDYPLEIQDRLFNITCVSMGNPHAVIFVKSVSGFPVSHYGPLIERHQLFPKRTNVEFVEVLTPTHIKMRVWERGSGETPACGTGASASVVAGILKGLTERNVRVELQYGDLFIEWTSESPVYMTGPAEEVFEGQIDI; encoded by the coding sequence ATCGGATTTACAAAGATGCATGCCCTCGGAAATGACTTTATAGTGATAGATGTCAGGGAATCTATCCCAGAGGGCATTACCGAGCTTTCAAAAAGGCTCTGCCATAGACGGCTTGGCATTGGTGCTGACCAGCTCATTCTGCTTTTGAAATCCGATATCGGAGACCTGAGAATGAGGATATTCAATTCAGATGGTGGAGAGGTTGAGATGTGCGGAAACGGCATAAGGTGCCTTGCAAAATACATCTGGGACAGGGGGATTTCCGAAAAAGATACCCTTAATATAGAGACATTGGCAGGCATAATAAAGCCCTCTAAGGCAGGCAGTCTCGTCTCTGTGGATATGGGGGTCCCTATACTTGAAGGAAAAGACATACCTGTCAATATCTCTGGAAGGGTGATTGATTACCCATTGGAGATTCAAGATAGGCTGTTTAACATCACATGCGTCTCGATGGGAAATCCCCATGCAGTTATATTCGTTAAGTCGGTTTCAGGATTCCCTGTAAGCCATTATGGTCCCCTGATAGAGCGGCATCAGCTTTTCCCAAAAAGAACGAATGTAGAGTTCGTAGAGGTCCTCACGCCTACCCACATTAAGATGAGGGTATGGGAAAGGGGCTCAGGCGAGACCCCTGCCTGCGGAACAGGTGCATCGGCATCTGTTGTTGCAGGTATACTTAAAGGGCTTACAGAGAGAAATGTCAGGGTAGAGCTTCAATACGGAGACTTGTTCATAGAGTGGACATCCGAGAGTCCTGTCTATATGACAGGTCCTGCTGAAGAGGTCTTTGAAGGACAGATAGATATATAA
- a CDS encoding site-specific DNA-methyltransferase: MLTATSIKLNDIDKLNREAELQWATRIQIDSSLTRALVSFQANKGKAVYRWFKYKEAFFADLIEHLLRRHRITSGIVLDPFAGSGTALFVAGGLGMSAEGVELLPIGRTIIKTRQIIEDGLEDKVIERLVSWRDTCLWRQITMEKPIIELRITRGAYPAETLGAIGRFLKAAEQEEERIKAILLFALLCVLENVSYTRKDGQYLRWDYRAGRRQGKKFFDKGEILSFDRAITSKLHEIVTDLRSAELPEDLFATTRSKADVRLYGGSCLEILPHLSTESYDCLITSPPYCNRYDYTRTYALELALLGVDEGELLKLRQEMLSCTVENRAKDLLVLNPKWKQAILAADQQTLLQNILEYLDSQKNLGLLNNNGIPRMVRGYFYEMACVIFESARVLKRGAPLIMVNDNVRYAGASIAVDIILSEIAEQLGFRTEQILALPNGKGNSSQQMGAHGREALRKCVYVWRKE; encoded by the coding sequence ATGTTGACTGCGACATCTATAAAACTTAATGACATTGACAAGCTTAACAGGGAAGCCGAACTACAATGGGCGACCAGAATTCAGATTGATAGCTCACTCACGCGCGCACTTGTGAGTTTTCAGGCTAATAAAGGCAAAGCGGTTTATCGTTGGTTCAAATACAAGGAAGCATTTTTTGCTGACCTCATTGAGCATTTGTTAAGGAGACATCGAATTACAAGTGGCATTGTGCTCGACCCATTTGCAGGCAGTGGGACGGCATTATTTGTAGCGGGTGGGCTTGGAATGAGTGCCGAAGGCGTTGAGTTACTTCCGATAGGCCGTACTATCATCAAGACGAGGCAGATCATTGAAGATGGGTTGGAAGATAAGGTTATCGAGCGGTTAGTCTCTTGGCGCGACACATGTCTTTGGCGTCAAATCACGATGGAGAAGCCTATTATTGAACTTCGTATTACTCGCGGTGCATATCCGGCAGAGACGCTTGGGGCGATAGGGCGTTTCCTCAAGGCGGCGGAACAAGAGGAAGAAAGAATAAAGGCTATCCTGCTATTTGCTTTGCTATGCGTTCTTGAGAATGTCAGCTACACACGAAAAGACGGGCAATATCTCCGATGGGACTACCGCGCCGGGCGACGCCAAGGAAAGAAGTTTTTCGACAAAGGCGAGATTTTGAGTTTCGACAGGGCCATAACATCTAAACTACATGAAATCGTTACCGATTTGCGTTCTGCTGAACTGCCTGAAGATTTATTTGCTACAACTCGCTCTAAGGCAGATGTCCGTCTTTACGGTGGCTCTTGCTTGGAAATCTTGCCTCATCTCTCAACCGAATCCTATGATTGCCTGATTACCTCACCGCCCTATTGTAATCGCTACGATTACACACGCACTTACGCTCTGGAACTCGCGCTACTTGGCGTTGATGAGGGAGAACTGCTCAAACTCAGGCAAGAAATGTTAAGTTGCACTGTTGAAAACCGAGCCAAAGACCTTCTGGTACTGAATCCAAAATGGAAACAAGCCATTCTTGCTGCTGACCAACAAACGCTACTGCAAAACATCCTCGAATACTTAGATTCGCAAAAGAATCTCGGCCTGCTCAACAATAATGGAATCCCTCGGATGGTGCGCGGCTACTTTTATGAGATGGCTTGCGTTATTTTTGAGTCAGCGAGAGTACTGAAGAGAGGAGCGCCACTCATCATGGTCAACGACAACGTGCGATACGCTGGAGCTAGTATAGCCGTAGACATCATTCTTTCGGAAATTGCCGAGCAGTTGGGTTTTAGGACAGAGCAGATTCTGGCACTTCCGAACGGCAAAGGAAACAGCAGCCAGCAAATGGGCGCGCATGGACGCGAAGCACTGCGCAAATGCGTATATGTCTGGCGAAAGGAATAA